GGCTCGTTGACCCTCTATCAGAGCGAGGCACGGTCGAAGAAGATCCACCCGAGCATCGTCTCGACGGTCCGGACCATCTGGTGGATCTTCCTCCTCTTTACGTTCGTCTCCATCTTCGCGCTGTTCCTCGCCGGAATGCCCATCTGGGATTCGATCAACCACGCGATGACCGGGCTCGCGACCGGCGGGTTCTCGATCACGGACAACTCGATTGCCACCTACGACAGCGCCGTGATCGACTTCGTGTTGATCCCGATCATGCTCATGGGCTCGATCGCCTTTCCCGTCCACTATCTGATGCTCAACGGCGATCTGCGAAACCTCTATCAGGACCTGCAGACCCGGTGGGTGTTCCTCTACATGGGGGCCGGGTCGGCACTCGTGTGGGCGATCGTGTACGCGACTGGCGTCTACGAGACCGCCTTCGCGGCGCTTCGGTACGGGCTCTTCCAGTTCGTCTCGGCGGCTACCTGTACGGGATTCCAGACTGCCGTTGACGCGACGAACGTCGCGCTGGGCAGTTGGCCGGCCGCCGCCCAGCTCACCGTGACGGGTGGCATGGTCGTCGGCGGTGCAGCCGGGTCGACCGTCGGCGGGATCAAGCTCATCCGGGCGCTCACGCTGGCGAAGGGGATGCGGTTCCAGATCGCCGGCGTCTTCTATCCCGATTCGGCCGTCCGACGCATGAAAATCGACGGGCGAAGCCTCACGCCCGATGAGAGTCACCGCGAGTTCACCGAGGCCGCCATCATCACGCTGCTCTGGGTGCTTTTCCTCCTGATCGGCGTGATGGTGTTGTTGGTGATACTTCCCGACACCTACACCCTGGAGAACGTCCTCTTCGAGGTCGCAAGCGCACAGGGGAACGTCGGCCTCTCGGCTGGCATCACGGGCCCCGAATCCCTGCCCCGGATCGGGAAAGTCCTCTTTCTCTTCCACATGTGGATCGGCCGGCTGGAGATCATCCCGATCCTGGTGACGATGCGCTCGGCGCTTCACTACCTGGGGGGATACAAATGAACCCGACGGCAATCCCCATCGTCGAAACCGTGTTCGAGGTCGGCGCCCAGGACCGCCTGTTCGACGGGCTCCTCCTGATCGGTCCCGTCCTCCTCGCGCTGATCGCGGTCGTGGGTCGAACCCCGCTCACGATGGCATTGGCCGGTGGGTACATCGCGGCCTTCCTCCTCCATATCGGCCACCGATACGTCCGGTCAGATTCGAGCACCGAATAATTCCAGGAGCGCCCGGTCGCTCAGTCTCAGCGACACTTCCGATAGCCGGTGGCCCCGAAAGACGATCGGGCAAAGCTACTTCGAAGCGTCGACGCGTAGCACCGGTGAATGACAGTACTCGACAACGTGCCGGCCCGGCGTCGGCTCAGCAGCCTTCGACGGGCCTTCCATCGCTATCCCGAGCCCGGGTGGCGGGAGTTCTACACGACAGCACGAATCGTCGACGAACTCGAATCCATCGGCGTTGACGAAATCGCTGTCGGGCCGGCGGCCCTCGACACCGCGAAACGGCTCGGCGTCCCGGACACCGAGGAACTCGACGAGTGGTTCCAGAAGGCCAAAGATCGCTACGACGGCCAGTCGGACGTGTTCGACGCGATCGAAGGCGGAAATACGGGCGTCGTGGCCGTACTAAAGCGTGGGGACGGGCCCACCGTCGGCCTTCGGGTGGATATCGACGCGCTCCCGGTCACGGAATCCGAAGATCCGGCGCACGTTCCCGCAGCGGAGGGGTTCCGCTCGGAGAACGAGGGCTACATGCACGCCTGCGGGCACGATGCACACATCACGTTCGGACTCGGAACCATCGAGGCGCTGGGGCGAAGTGACTTCGAGGGAACGCTCAAGGTGTTCTTCCAGCCGGCAGAGGAGTTGCTCGGTGGGGGTAACGCGATGGCCAACGGCCCACACATCGAGGACGTCGATTACATGATCGGGACTCACGTCGGCCTGGGACAGCCGACCGGGGGAGTCGTCGCTGGGGCCAGGGGAGCCCTCGCACTCAACCGGATGCAATTCGAGTTCAGCGGCACACAGGCCCACGCCGGTCTCGCACCGAACCAGGGGGACAACGCCCTCCAGGCGTTCCTCACGGCGGCCGGAAACCTCTATGGGATTCCGCGACACCGGGAGGGTGCGACGCGAGTGAACGTCGGCCAGGTCCGCTCGGAGAACGGGACGAACGTCATTGCCGATCGCGTGCGTGCGGAGGTGGAGGTCCGTGGCGAGACGACCGAACTGATGGAATACATGCGGGATAGAGTCCGCCGAGTGCTGGAATCCGCCGCCGAGATGCACGACTGTACTGTCGAGTACACGACGATCGGCGAATCCATCCGTCACGATTCGGACCCGGAGCTGGTCGATCTGGTGACCGGGTTGGCGGGCGACGTGGACGGCGTCTCCGAGGTGGTCCCGTGGATGGAAATGGGTTCCAGCGAAGACGTCACCTACCTGCTGAAGGCAGTCAGCGACACCGGCGGGTACAGCACGCTACTGGGGATCGGAACGAGCCATCCCGGGGACTATCACACACCGACTTTCGACGTCATCGAGGACAGTCTCCCGATCGGGGTTGGCGTCCTCTCGACGGTCGTCCGTCGGCTCTTCGAAGATCCGCTTTCCGTGGACTGAGCGGTGTGACGGTAGGTCGCCGTTTTCGATCGAAACGCCATCCGACAGATCAGTTCAGTAAGGATTTACCTCGATGCGGGCCAACGTGGCAAGCAATGGTCGATGAAGAGATCGAGCGGGTTCTCTGGTGGTGGACGATTCCGGAGTTGCTGGTTTACCTGGTGCTCTTTTTCCTTCTTTCCGCCAGTCTGCTCGGATATTCGGAACTCTTCGATACGCACTCCAGACACATTCGGCTCCTCGGTCTTGTCCTCACGTTGTTCCAATTTGTGGCCCCGCTCTGGGTGTTCTATGACTTGCGGACCCACTCCGAGTCACTTAGTCGACTATGGTTTCACATCGCCGCGATGCCCGTCATTAATCTCATCGGGGTGGTGGGGTACCTGGAGAAGCGGACAAGAAATTGAGGGAAAACCCTCGAATTACCAGCAAATATTCCGGAAATCCGGAGTAGACCGCTATTCCTGGAACATCTCGCGCATCATGGGGTGCATCTCCATGAGCTGCTCCTCGGCGATCTCCTCGTAGAGCTTGTAGATGATGGAGATCGTCAGGAGCAGGCCCGTGCCGGAGACCTGCCCGATGGTGCCGAGCATGTTGGCCATCACCGCGAGCAGTCCCACGAGGGCGCCCCCGATGACGGTGACCTGGGGGATGTACCGTTCCATGACCTTCTCGATGACCCCGACGTTCTGCCGGAACCCGGGAATCTGCATCCCGGAGTTCTGGATCTGTCGGGCCGTCGACTCGGGGCCCATGTCAGCGGTCTCCACCCAGAAGATGGCGAAGATCGCCCCGCCGACGATCATGATGAAGAGGTCGACCGAGACCCGGAGCATGATCTGTGCCGGGTCCTGGGCCGTCCCGCCGAGCCACCACATCCAGTCCGAACGCTGGTAGATGGGCGCCAGGTAATAGAACAACCCGTCGACCGGGACCAGTTGCCCCTGGGTCTCCTGGTAGACGCCCAGCCAGGTCGGCATGCCGGCTTCGCCGAGTTGGCTCCGCAACAGCCGACCGAGGAACTGAACGTTTGCCTGCAGCGCCCGAACGAGAATCATCGGCAGCACGCTCGCGTAGATGAGCTTCACCGGGAAGCGGCCCCGGGCGCCCTTCACGCGGGCGTGACTGAGCGGAATCTCGATCCGCACCGACTCGGCGTAGACGACCACCGAGAAGATGAGGATCGTCGTGATGATCGCGAGGATCTGCCCGTCGATGAGCAGGAACATGATCCCGTCCGCGGAGAGGATCGAGGGCATCGCCCCGGCGTTACCCAGTGCGATGTCGATCCAGGTGGGGATCACGCCCTCGTTGCCGACCTCGCCCTCCCAGAAGAACAGGCCGCCGACCAGACTCTGGGAGACGCCGGCGACGATGAACAGGCCGATCCCCGATCCGACACCCCACTTGGAGATGACCTCGTCCATGTAGAGGATGAGGATCCCGCCGACGAGCACCTGGGCGAATATCAGCGACTGCACGCCGAAGGTACCGATTCCCAGGCTGGCGGCGATCTGATCACTGGCCGGCAGGAAGTTGCCCATGTAGACGATCGGGATCGCCGTTAGCAGGGTCATCACGATCACGAGGAGCTTCTGGAGGCCCTGATAGAGTGCCTGATCGCGGGGATCGGAGGTATCCAACCCCAGCAAGTTCGCCCCGCCCAGAAGCTGCAAGACGATGGAGGCGGTGACGATCGGGCCGATCCCGACCTGCAGAATCGTCCCCTGACCGCCGGCGAGCAGGCTGCGGAACTGTCCGAACAGGTCCTCGCCCCCGCCCGCCACGCCGAAGAGATACACGTTCGTCAGGAAGAAGTAAAGCACCAGCACGGCGCCCGTCCAGGCCAGCTTGCGCTTGAACGGCACGTGGCCTGTCGGTCGCTCGACCGAGGGCATCCGGGTCAGATAGGGTTCAGCGGCCTCCTTCCATCCCATGGGTTAGTCCTCGCTTTCGTCCGGTTCGTCCGTGGCGTCCTCGGGAACGATGGCGTCCCCGCCGGTCGCTTCGAGTGCGTCCCGGGCACCGTCGGTGAAGGCATCGGCCGTGACCGAAAGCGTGTGGTGGAGTTGCCCCCCACCCAGGACCTTCACGACGTCGGCCTCCTCATCGCCCAGTTCGCGGGCGTCGACCCGGTAGCCGTCGTCGGTCTCGGTGACGACACCCGACTCGACGAGAAGCGGAAGGTCCTCGTCGATCTCCCGGAGTTTGACCTCCGAGACGCTCGTCTGTGCCTTCTCCGGGCGCTTGAAGCCGCTCTTGCCGAGCGGTTCGTAGTGATGATACTCGTGTTTGTCGCGGCCGGCGCGGCCACGGCCCCCGCGATGCCCGGCTCCACGCCGGTTCTTCTGGGACCCGCTGCTGTGGGTTCGCGTGCCGCGCTGGCGTCGTTTCTTGCTCGTCATGGTTATCGCATCGCCGCGAGGAGTTCGTCTATCTCCGCGGTGCTGTGAGTGCCAAGCTGACCGCCCTGGCTCCGGGGGTTCTTGATGCCCTCGTGGCCGCCCCGTGGTGGGTGCAGCCGGAGAGTCGGCGAGAGACCGAGCTCTCGCAGCGTCGTCTCCTCCTCGAGCAGCGCGGCTGCGAGGGACTCGAAGGAGTCGTACTCGGTGTGCTCGGCCAGCCACGCCTCGTTCACGTCGGCGTCGCCTTCGAGCGGTTCGAGGCGCTTTGCCAGAACTGTCTCCAGAGCGTCCTGGCTGGGCTCGCCGAAGGCCACGTAGTCGTTGACCTTCGTGAGCATGCCACGATACGTCTCGGTCTCCGGCACCAGCGTGCAGTGGTTGACGCCATGGAGGTTCAGCATGTCGAGGGTGTCCTCGACGGCCGCCATCATGTTGACGTCACCACGGATCTGAACGACGGCCTGCATCACTCGATCACCTCACGCACGTCGAGCGTGCGGTCGGGGACCCGGGCCTCGGTCGTCCGCTTGAGGGCGTTGAAGGTCGCCTTGCCGAAGTTGACCGTACTCCGGGTCTTCCCCGACGAGCGGGTCCAGATGTCCTCGATCCCGGCGATCGAGAGCACCTGGCGGACCGTTTCGCCGGCCGCGAGGCCGAGGCCTCGGGGCGCGGGGATCAGTTCGACCTCGACGCTTCCGGCCTTGCCGGTCGTTCGGAGCGCGACGGTGTGGGGCAGCCCACAGCCACACTCCCAGGACCCACAGCCCCGAGAGACGTCGATGATGTTCAGCTTCGCGATGTCGATGGCTTTCTGGATCGCCCCGCCGACCTGGTCGTCGCGGCCCTCGGCATAGCCAACATAGCCATCGCGGTTGCCGACGACGACCGCCACGCGGAACTTCACGCGGCGGCCGGAGTCGGTCATCCGCTGGACCATGTTGATGTCGAGTACCTCGTCGTCGAGCCCCGGCAGGAGCGTGTCGACGATTTCCGGCTCCTTCAGGGGAAGGCCGGAGTTGAGGGCGGCGGACATGTCTTCGATCTCGCCGTCCTTGGTGCGACGACCCAGTCGGGTCGTGGGCTCCCAGGCGTCGGTGTGACTCATTCGTTATCCTCCAGTAGGGCCGAACGCACTGTATCGAAGTGGTCCGGCAGGTCTGTTGCGTCGAACGAATCGCTGTAAAGCGGCTCGTCGAGTTGCGTTGCGTACTCGGCGATGTGTTCGCCACGGGTCCGTTCCCAGTCCGCGAAGACCGAATCGTTGTGCGGGATCGAGAGCCCGGCGTCGATGGCACCCTCCTGAATGGCGAATACCTTCGCGCCCGGGGTCGCTCGATTGAGGCCGATGTCGAGCACGGCCTCGGTCAGTCCCGCTTCGAGGGCCCGCGTGCCGGCCAGGAGGCCGGTCAGGTAGGCCGCCGGGAGATTGCCCGTTGGGGCCTCCCAGCCGAACTCGGCCAGATCGGCCGAGATCGCCTTCGCGATCGTTTCGTCTCCGTCCGGACCGAGAGTCACCAGCTGCGCCCTGGCGTGCTGGTTGCTCACGCGAGCAACCAGTCGGGGCTTCCCGGATTTCAGCAGGCGCAACCGCTGATGGTAATCTGTCCGGACCTCGCGGCGTCGCCGCATCGGTACTTTGTAGCGTGGTCCGCTGGCCATTAGATGTCACCTCGTTCGATGTCGTAGTTGTCCTCGATGTAGGCCCGGAGCCGGCGGACGCTGTCGAACTCGCCACCGCTTGCCATCCGATAGAGCTGGCGGTACTGCGAGCGGGAAAGCGGGCCGTCGTCCCGCAGCTCGCGGAGTTCGCGTCGAATCGCCCGGATGCCGTCCCGGTACTCGTCCGCCGGGTCCGAACGAGCCCCGGCCTTCCCTTTGCGGGTGCCCGGGCCCTTCCGATGGCCGGCGGCGCGTTTTTCGTCTCGTTTCCGGGCGCGACCGCGGGAGTTGCCCGACGGCTCGCTCGCCCGGATCGTCCCGTTCTGGACCAGTTCCCGGATGTCCTCGCGGGTGATCGCTTCGGCGATCTCGCTCTGTTCGTCCGGATCGAGCCAGATGCGGTTCTCGCCGACATCGAGCACGTCGGCGGCGAGTCGTTTCTGGGTCGAGAGATCACTCATTCTCGGTCACCTCCACTTCCTCGTAGGTCGGATTGAGCACGCGGATCTCCCGCTCGGCCGCGACGTCCTCGATGCGCTCGCGCTTGCGTCCGCCGACGGCGCTGGCGATCCGGACCGCCTCCCGGTCGGGATCGACGTCTTCGAGGTCCTCGGGGCGGTGAACCCGCACTTCTTCGAAGCCGCTGGGGTGCAGGCCGCGGACGGCCGTCGGGGTCCGGTAGCCGGACTCGACGGTCGCGCCCTTGCCCTTGATACCCAGTCGCTGCTTCGAGAGGTTCCCACGTGGCTTGCGCCACGAGGCACTCACGCGCTTTTTCTTGTGGTGGTCCTGCTGGTTGAACGCCGGTTTGCCCTCCCGTGCCCGCTGGGCGAGCAGCCGGGAGCGCTCCCCGTCGAGGTCGGGCGTCTTGTCGGCCACGCCACGCGGGCGCAGCTCGGTCTCGACGTCCGCGTCCGCAGCTTCTTCCGCTTTTTCGGCTTCGGTCTCGACCTCGGCCTCGGTCTCTTCCTCGATCTCGAGGCCGCCGACGTCCGCCTTGATGCGGGCCGCAAGCGCGTTCCCGATTCCCTCGAGTTCGGCGAGTTCGGACTGGCTTGCCGCCTGCAGGTCCGTAATCGTCTCGTAGCCGCCCTCCCGGAGGGCGTCCGCCTTCGAGGGGCCGATCCCGCTGATGTCTTCGAGCTCTCGTGGCTCGCCGTTGTCGCTCATCTCAGGCACCTCCGCGGGACGGCTTCTCGACGATGTACACGCCGTCCTGGAACACCCGCGTGTCCTTGTCGGGAACCCGGGTGAGTTGTTCGATCTCGCCGGCGGTCTGTCCCACGGCCTCCTTGTCGGGGCCGGTGAGGGTGATCTCGTCGCCGTCGATTGTTACCTCGGTGTCGCCGCGAATGGGGGCCCGTCTCGGGGCCTTCTCGCCGAGGAAGTTCTGGATCACGACCGCGTCGTCCTCGACGGAGACCTGCATCGGGAAGTGGGAGTAGTGGATCTGCATCCGGTACTCGAACTCCTCGGTGACCCCGTGGATCATGTTCTCCACGTGGCTCTGGAAGGTCCCCATCGTGGCGTTGGTCTTGGCGTCCGCCGCGTCGGATTCGATGCAGACGGTCTCGTCCTCGACGGAAACGGTCACGCCGGGGAACCAGAGTCGTCGCTGCACCGAGCCCGCCGGCCCCTCGACCGTGAGGTCAAAGCGCTCGGTCTCGGCGGAGACGTCCTCGGGTAGTTGGATTTCGATTCGTGACATTGTCAGTATACGTACGCGATGAGTTGGCCACCGATGCCCTTCTCGCGGGCCTCGTAGTGGCTCATGATCCCGCTTGAGGTCGTCACGATCAGCGTGCCGTAGTCCCGAGCCGGGAGAAACTGCTTCTCCCACTTCTCGAGTTCGTCCACGCCGGACGAGTATCGCGGGTTCACGGGTCCACACTCGTTGATGGACCCCGTCAGTTCGACCTCGAACTGCCCGGCGCGGCCGTCATCGACGTACTCGAAGCCGCCGATGTACCCGCGGTCATAGAGGACCTCGAGTACCGCACCGATCTCGTTCGAGGCGGGCGTTACCGTATGTGTCAACTGGCCCACACTCTCGGCATTGTTGATGCCCGAGAGCGCGTTCGCCAGTGGGTCGTCTGCTGTCATGATTAGCTGTACTTCTTGAAGCCCATCTGCGGGGCGATCTCCCGGAAGCACTGTCGACACAGCCAGATGTCGTACTTTCCGACGAGACCCTGTTCGCGGTCACATCGGCGACACGTGTGTGTCTGTCCGGTCTCCTGGGTATCTTCTGTGTCGCTCATGTCGTCACCTCCAGGTCGTAGTTGGCTTCGAGGTACGCGATGGCGTCCTCGGCCGTCAGCCGGTGGTTCGACGGGATCTGGCGGGTGGCCTGATCGCGCTTGGAGACGCGATAGCCCGGACGGACCATGTTGACGGTCACGTCGAGGCCGAAGATCCCGATGGTCGGGTCGTACTCCTGGCTGGGGAAGTCGGTGTGCTCTTCGATGCCGAAGCTCACGTTCCCGGTCTGATCGAAGTTTCCACGGGTCACGTCAGCGATCGCGAGTGCCCGGTCGAGGAAGTCCTCGGCGAGGTCCCCACGGATGGTGACCTTCGCGCCGATCGGGTCGCCCGCGCGAATGCCGAACTCCGGTTCGGTCCGCTTGGCGGTCGTCCGGACCGGCTCCTGGCCCGTGATCTCTTCGAGGATCGTCTCCGCAAGCTGGAGATCCTCCCCACCGTGGCCGACGCCCATGTGGACGACGACCTTCTCGATGCTCGGTTCGCGCATCACGTGGAAGTCAGTCTCGGTACTGGACATCAGGCATCACCCTCCGTGGGCAGTTCGGCGTCCTCGCCGACGAAGTTCTCGTCGATGACGACGACGTACTCCTCGACGGTCTCGAAGACGCCCTCGCCGGTGTCGACGGTGACGGTGTTCGAGGCGCTGCCGGGGGTCACGCTGATGTCTTCGACAGTACCGATCTCGCCGGCGTGCTGGCCGGCGACGGCGGTCACGAGTGCGCCCTCCTCGTACACGAAGTGGGCGACGATCTCGTTTGTCTCGTTGTTCAGGACGATCGAGTCGTTCCCGCTGTAGTCCTCCTCCTCGACGATCAGGTTCGCGCCGTCGTGGAGGTTCAGCTGGGTCCGACCGCCCGAGACGGTCGTCTTGCCGATGATCTTCCCGAGTTTGGAGCCCGCGTCGGCCTCGTCGATCGGCGTCAGGCCGAGCCGGCCACCCTCGTCCGGGAACACCCGGTAGTACTCGTCGCGTTCGGGGAACGCCAGGATGTCGAACATCCCGACTGGTCGGTTGCGATCGTCGACGCTGTCACCGTTGATGCGGACGCCACCGGAGTTCACCGCGTAGGTGGCCTCCGTGGCGGTGTCGACGTACCCCAGCACGTCCCGAAGGACGATCACGAGGGGGACGCCGTCCTCGCCGTGCGGTCCGCCGGCGGCTTTCGCCGTGAAGGTGGCGGTCTTGCGTTCGACCGGCCAGGACTTCGGGACCGAGAGTCGTTTCTGATGGTTGCTCATTCTGTCTCACCTTCGAGTCGCGCTTCGCGCACGGGATCCTCCAGGTCCAGCTCCGTGACCCGCAGGTTCGAGGCATCGAGGGGACGAGGCACTTCCTCGTCCTCCGCGGTCTCCTGGGTGACACCCTCGACGTGGACGGTGGCGGCCTTCAGATCGACGGCCAGAACCTCGCCTTCCTCCCCGGCGAAATCGCCGCGAAGGACCTCGACGGTGTCACCGGCGTTGACGGTCACGCTCCGCTGTCCGTACTCCTCGCGGAGGTCGTCGCTGAGCGTGGCCCGAACCTGCTTGTGTCGCTCGTGGAGCGGCGCCCGTTCGGTCCCCATACGCTGTTTGGTTGGTTGTTCACTCATAGCTATACGATCATCGTCGCTGTCGACGCGATGCTTCCGTACCGCTCTGCGACTTCTCGGGCGATGGGGCCTTTGATCTCCGTGCCCCGCGGCTCGCCCATGTCGTCGATGATGACGGCAGCGTTGTCTTCGAATTTGACACGCGTGCCATCCGGTCGGCGGATGGGCTTGCGCTGTCGAACGACGACGGCCTCGAGCACCTGGCGACGCATTTCGGGCGTGCCTTTGGTGACCGAGACGGTCACTTTGTCACCCAGGCCGGCCTTCGGGTGGCGGTTGATCGTTCCCTGGTACCCGGAGACGCTAATTACCTTGAGTTCGCGTGCGCCCGTGTTGTCCGCACACGTGATCAGCGAACCCTTCTCCAGGCCCGGGGTGACATCGGCCTTGATGGCTTCCATCAGGCCTCACCCCCGTCGTCGGTAACTTCGACGACGACGTGGCTTTTCGTCTTCGAGAGCGGTCGTGTCTCTGCGATGCGGACCGTGTCGCCTGTCTGCAAGTCAAAGCACGCCGGGGCGTGAGCCGCGACGCGCGATCGACGCTTCATGTACCGATCGTATTTCGGTACGTACACGTCGTACTCGCGCTCGACGACGACGGTCTTTTCCATGTCCGTCGAGGCAACCGTGCCCTCGATGACCTGGCCGCGCACGGAAAGGCTTCCGTGGAACGGACAGTTGTCATCGGCGCAGGTGCCTTCCGGCTCCGTTACGTTCAGTCCTATCGCCATTGTAATCGTCCTCCTGAAACGGTTCTGCGGGCGGGTCGTGAGAGCAATCGACGTCCATCCACCGTAACGGAGGCCGTCGCCTCGCCAGCCGAGCCAGCCGACACGGCCGGTTGAGCGACGGTCCCGGCGCCCTTCGCGGACGCCGCGGCTTCATCTGTGATCACGAATTCGAATTTCGTTCCCGCCTTGGGAACCCGAACCTCGCCCGAGTCACGCTCGATCAGGAGCGTGTGTTTCGTCTCGTCGACGACCCGGCCCTCGATACCGACCCGCGAGGGATCAGTCGAGCTCGTGACTCGGACCTGCAGTCCGATGAGCTCGTGGCCGGGCAACGTCTCGGGCGAGAGTGTCATCTTACTGTTCCTCCGCAGCTGGGTCGCGCTCCTCGGCCTGGATCGTCTTGATCCGGGCGACGGTGCGCCGCAGCTCCTTGATTCGTGCCGGGTTCTCCGGCGCGCCACCGGCGGCCTTGACCGCCTTGGCGTTGAGGAGTTCCGTCTGCAGCTCCTCGAGTTCGGACTCCCGTTCGGCCGGGGTCATGTCCCGGATCTCGGTGGGGTGGAGGATCGTCATTCCTCCACCTCCTCGTCCATCTCATCCAGGAGTTGTTCGGCCTCGGCCTCGGCGTCTTCCTCGACGTCCTCGATTTCGGGCGCCTCGGCCTCCTCGGTGTCCTCGGTTTCGGGCTCCTCGACGTCATCGAGGAGCTCCTCTTCGATGTCTTCCTCGGGGGACTCCGCCCCGCCGGGGGTCTCGACTTCTTCGAAGTCCTCGGCGGCGGCTTCGGTGTCCTCGGGTTCGCCCTCGAGGAGTTCCTCGACGGACTCGCCCTCCTCTTCGACCACGAGGTCGGAGATATCCGCGTCCTCCTCGATGGTGAAGTCGTCGGGTAGCTCGGCCTCGGGCGGGATGATCTTCACGTTGACCCCGATCGTGCCGAGTTTCATGACCGCGACGGCCTGACCCGCGTCGACGATCTCCTCGGCGGGTTCGCCGTTGTGCTTGATGTAGCCGCGGTTGAACTTCTCGACCCGGGACCGAGCGCCGGTCACCTTGCCGGCCAGTACGATCTCCGCGCCGAGCGCGCCGGCTTCCATGA
This region of Halodesulfurarchaeum sp. HSR-GB genomic DNA includes:
- the secY gene encoding preprotein translocase subunit SecY; translation: MGWKEAAEPYLTRMPSVERPTGHVPFKRKLAWTGAVLVLYFFLTNVYLFGVAGGGEDLFGQFRSLLAGGQGTILQVGIGPIVTASIVLQLLGGANLLGLDTSDPRDQALYQGLQKLLVIVMTLLTAIPIVYMGNFLPASDQIAASLGIGTFGVQSLIFAQVLVGGILILYMDEVISKWGVGSGIGLFIVAGVSQSLVGGLFFWEGEVGNEGVIPTWIDIALGNAGAMPSILSADGIMFLLIDGQILAIITTILIFSVVVYAESVRIEIPLSHARVKGARGRFPVKLIYASVLPMILVRALQANVQFLGRLLRSQLGEAGMPTWLGVYQETQGQLVPVDGLFYYLAPIYQRSDWMWWLGGTAQDPAQIMLRVSVDLFIMIVGGAIFAIFWVETADMGPESTARQIQNSGMQIPGFRQNVGVIEKVMERYIPQVTVIGGALVGLLAVMANMLGTIGQVSGTGLLLTISIIYKLYEEIAEEQLMEMHPMMREMFQE
- a CDS encoding TrkH family potassium uptake protein, with protein sequence MYHPRFTLHVGTGPQTVIRDIGRMLEALGGLMVLSLLVPLVWREFYAIPALLVSAAIPIGLGRFLHQRFASASDPTRYHGMVIAASGWFFVALFGALPFLLIAWTVRLDPALLRVPAETTTLAAFTDPLNALFESMSGFTGTGLTMTDDESVLPHTLQWWRTFTEWVGGVGVIVLTAAILSRPGSGSLTLYQSEARSKKIHPSIVSTVRTIWWIFLLFTFVSIFALFLAGMPIWDSINHAMTGLATGGFSITDNSIATYDSAVIDFVLIPIMLMGSIAFPVHYLMLNGDLRNLYQDLQTRWVFLYMGAGSALVWAIVYATGVYETAFAALRYGLFQFVSAATCTGFQTAVDATNVALGSWPAAAQLTVTGGMVVGGAAGSTVGGIKLIRALTLAKGMRFQIAGVFYPDSAVRRMKIDGRSLTPDESHREFTEAAIITLLWVLFLLIGVMVLLVILPDTYTLENVLFEVASAQGNVGLSAGITGPESLPRIGKVLFLFHMWIGRLEIIPILVTMRSALHYLGGYK
- a CDS encoding uL15 family ribosomal protein — encoded protein: MTSKKRRQRGTRTHSSGSQKNRRGAGHRGGRGRAGRDKHEYHHYEPLGKSGFKRPEKAQTSVSEVKLREIDEDLPLLVESGVVTETDDGYRVDARELGDEEADVVKVLGGGQLHHTLSVTADAFTDGARDALEATGGDAIVPEDATDEPDESED
- a CDS encoding amidohydrolase — encoded protein: MTVLDNVPARRRLSSLRRAFHRYPEPGWREFYTTARIVDELESIGVDEIAVGPAALDTAKRLGVPDTEELDEWFQKAKDRYDGQSDVFDAIEGGNTGVVAVLKRGDGPTVGLRVDIDALPVTESEDPAHVPAAEGFRSENEGYMHACGHDAHITFGLGTIEALGRSDFEGTLKVFFQPAEELLGGGNAMANGPHIEDVDYMIGTHVGLGQPTGGVVAGARGALALNRMQFEFSGTQAHAGLAPNQGDNALQAFLTAAGNLYGIPRHREGATRVNVGQVRSENGTNVIADRVRAEVEVRGETTELMEYMRDRVRRVLESAAEMHDCTVEYTTIGESIRHDSDPELVDLVTGLAGDVDGVSEVVPWMEMGSSEDVTYLLKAVSDTGGYSTLLGIGTSHPGDYHTPTFDVIEDSLPIGVGVLSTVVRRLFEDPLSVD
- a CDS encoding 50S ribosomal protein L19e is translated as MSDLSTQKRLAADVLDVGENRIWLDPDEQSEIAEAITREDIRELVQNGTIRASEPSGNSRGRARKRDEKRAAGHRKGPGTRKGKAGARSDPADEYRDGIRAIRRELRELRDDGPLSRSQYRQLYRMASGGEFDSVRRLRAYIEDNYDIERGDI
- a CDS encoding 30S ribosomal protein S8 gives rise to the protein MTADDPLANALSGINNAESVGQLTHTVTPASNEIGAVLEVLYDRGYIGGFEYVDDGRAGQFEVELTGSINECGPVNPRYSSGVDELEKWEKQFLPARDYGTLIVTTSSGIMSHYEAREKGIGGQLIAYVY
- a CDS encoding 30S ribosomal protein S5, yielding MSHTDAWEPTTRLGRRTKDGEIEDMSAALNSGLPLKEPEIVDTLLPGLDDEVLDINMVQRMTDSGRRVKFRVAVVVGNRDGYVGYAEGRDDQVGGAIQKAIDIAKLNIIDVSRGCGSWECGCGLPHTVALRTTGKAGSVEVELIPAPRGLGLAAGETVRQVLSIAGIEDIWTRSSGKTRSTVNFGKATFNALKRTTEARVPDRTLDVREVIE
- the rpmD gene encoding 50S ribosomal protein L30 is translated as MQAVVQIRGDVNMMAAVEDTLDMLNLHGVNHCTLVPETETYRGMLTKVNDYVAFGEPSQDALETVLAKRLEPLEGDADVNEAWLAEHTEYDSFESLAAALLEEETTLRELGLSPTLRLHPPRGGHEGIKNPRSQGGQLGTHSTAEIDELLAAMR
- a CDS encoding 50S ribosomal protein L32e, which produces MSDNGEPRELEDISGIGPSKADALREGGYETITDLQAASQSELAELEGIGNALAARIKADVGGLEIEEETEAEVETEAEKAEEAADADVETELRPRGVADKTPDLDGERSRLLAQRAREGKPAFNQQDHHKKKRVSASWRKPRGNLSKQRLGIKGKGATVESGYRTPTAVRGLHPSGFEEVRVHRPEDLEDVDPDREAVRIASAVGGRKRERIEDVAAEREIRVLNPTYEEVEVTENE
- a CDS encoding 50S ribosomal protein L18, producing MASGPRYKVPMRRRREVRTDYHQRLRLLKSGKPRLVARVSNQHARAQLVTLGPDGDETIAKAISADLAEFGWEAPTGNLPAAYLTGLLAGTRALEAGLTEAVLDIGLNRATPGAKVFAIQEGAIDAGLSIPHNDSVFADWERTRGEHIAEYATQLDEPLYSDSFDATDLPDHFDTVRSALLEDNE
- a CDS encoding 50S ribosomal protein L6, whose translation is MSRIEIQLPEDVSAETERFDLTVEGPAGSVQRRLWFPGVTVSVEDETVCIESDAADAKTNATMGTFQSHVENMIHGVTEEFEYRMQIHYSHFPMQVSVEDDAVVIQNFLGEKAPRRAPIRGDTEVTIDGDEITLTGPDKEAVGQTAGEIEQLTRVPDKDTRVFQDGVYIVEKPSRGGA
- a CDS encoding 30S ribosomal protein S14; this encodes MSDTEDTQETGQTHTCRRCDREQGLVGKYDIWLCRQCFREIAPQMGFKKYS